TCGCTGGAGCGGCAGGTTCGAGCGCACCTTCAAGCTACCTCAGAACGCCTGCGTGGACCAGCTCAGAGCCTCTATGAAACACGGCGTCCTCACTATCACCGTTCCCAAGGTCGAGCCCCTCAGGTCCATTCCTATTGATGATGAAGACTGATACTCCAAACCATAACCATCTTCTTTGCTTCTTAACTTGCTCTGTGTGTGATGTGTTgcttttaatttatgtatattcacgaaattaaactcaataatATCCCTCGAATAAAATCTTTGTGCTCCCTGCATGGTTTATGATATTCAATTTCACCATCTCTCTGGTTTTTTCCCTTCTATTTTGTGTCACATGAATTAAACTGAAAATGATTTATATTAATAGAGTAACAAATTACCAAAAGCATTTATTAATAAAGGCTTACAAACCACCCCTTTCATATCCATTACATTCAAAATCAAAACACACAAAAAGAAAAACGCAACACGCTTTGTCTTTACATTTGTATATTAATTGAACCAAAGATTTAGCCAGAGATCTGAATAGACTTGATTTCAGGCTTCTTCTCTTCAACCTTAGGGACAGTTATGGTCAGCACGCCATTCTCCATAGCTGCCCTGATCTCATCCATATTAGCATTCTCGGGCAGCCTGAACCTCCTCATGAACTTGCCCGTACTTCTCTCCACGCGGTGCCACCTGTCATCCTTCTGCTCCTGCTCCCTGCTCCTCTCACCACTTATCTGCAGCACCCTCCCGTCCTCAACCTCCACCTtcacttcttccttcttcagCCCCGGAAGATCCACATTGAACACGTGCGCCTCCGGAGTCTCCTTCCAGTCCACCCGGGTGCTTGCTATGGCGCTGGCTTCACGTGCCGACGCTGACGCATTGGGACCCGACACAGCGACCGAGAAAATGTCCTGGAAAGGGTCCCATACGTCCAAAGAGAATGGGTCCAAGATGTTGCTACGTCTTCCACCGAACACGCTTGGGATCATAGACATGCTGGATTTCGGTTTCCAAACTAAGAATCAGAAGGATTTTCTTCTTGTGCGAGTTTGTGTGTGTGATTCTGAGGAGAATGAGAGAAGGCGTCGTGTATATATAGTCATAAAAAGAAGTGTCTAGTATTTTGTGGAATTATCTATGAGCTGGGTTTTATTACGCCTACAATGCCTATGAGTGTTGATGCTTTCGGAGGCAATCACACGTGGATGATAAAAATTGTTGGCGTTGAAAATTTGACCTTTTCATTAGTTAATAATCCAACGATTTAAAAACTATCATTTACTTTATTGGTCCAAAGCAAAACAAAGCTAACAAAGCTATACaatgttaaaattttattctattttattaagACTAGTGgtttttcttttaatgtttATTAGGTTCATCATcctaaaaataataacttatttAATTTGCCTTCTCAATTAATTAGAtgtatcaaaataaattttactatatattaaaagaaaaagattacCAACTCCATTTTGAGGTAGGGATCATTGGAGACAGTTTGGTTTCTACAAGTTTCTACAACCTTCTGTGTAATTTAATTTGTCGAAAGAATAATTCCTAAAACTGCAGGAAAATACGTGTTGAAGATAAGCATATATTATGACACAAAATATTATGACACTCGTATATGAAAAGTGTCATTCAACAGCAATTGTGTTGTAATGGCATGCAGAGTAGAAGCCACGGATTGATTTTTTTCCTTTCATCATTTTTTCATCTTTTAGAAGCAACCCccattccttttcttttttccatcattttcatctattagaattgtttttgctgaagttttttttaaaacgttgaacataaaacatataaatttaGAGTTACTTGGTGTATGTTTTGTCATCTAAATTAAAGGTTAAGCAAACTGTAATTAAGGTATACGAATTGTAAAGGAAAAATTTTTGCCCTGCAGTGTAGAAAGACAAAGTAGTCGagaaattaaaagatttcaCTTGTTCCGAATTTTCTTACATTCCGAAaatatgaatgaaaaaaaaaatatgaatataagaataaagaattaatttttaattagttaatattaatttaattttttattatagcttatttttttaaaaaaagtaaatattagaatttataattaaaatatatatggtatttatacatatttaatttatattttatattttatcatatattctataaaaataactaattttaaaagtacacgtaacataattatttaaccaactatattatgtatatactaaaattagccactaaagtaaatatatattaaagGGTTAACTATCAAAAATGTCCTCAAAATATTTTTGCGTTGAAAAAAAATGtccttaatttttgttattaacaaaaatattcttaaataatttaaaaatgtgtTAAAACTACACATCTGTAAAAaccaaggttgcgagaaccgaaCCGGTCAATGAACCGATAAAGTGACTGGTTTAATAGTTTAGAAGTTTAATCGGAGTTCAACCGGAATTCAACCggaataattaaatatatgaaaaaattattaaaaaattaatataattttaaagatttaaatgtaataattttttagcagataaattttaaaattttacaatttttctgAAGTATAATTCAAATTTTACAAATAATCAACAACTAAATATAAACATAAACATAGCAATGAAGTATAAACATCTCAAAACCAGAAACTTCCAGCAGTCCAGAACAATGCAATGAAGCATGCACCATAGCACCATCAACAATTCAGAATAAAAACTCCAGCAAACAGAATTAACAACCCAAAATCAGAAAAAAATCAGCATAAACAACCCAGAATCAGAATCATAGCATAAACAACTCAGAATCAGAGATCCCAGTATAAACAATGTAGTACAGCACTATACCATATAACCAAAATTCAGATTAAGGGAAGGGAACTGATGGCAACGGAGGAATGGGAACAGCCAACAAGGAGGAGCTCGGACAGAGACAAACTCGGACAGAGAACGAGAGAGAAAACTCAAAAAGGGACGTCAAGTTCAGACAAAGAAACAGAGAGATAGAGATCGAAAAGACAACAAACGAAAAACGATGAGAGGAGAAGAGACGAGAGGACACCTTTCTGCGACGGCGACGAGAGGTGGAACAATGAGAAGAGGGATGGACCGTAGAACAGAGCTTCCACACTTTACGCGGCACCCACGGTCTATCCTGGAGGAGAAGAGTTCAGCGATGACCTTGAATAAGGATGGATTGGTGGCTGCGGGCTGAGGTTTGGGGATTAAGGTTCCTCAAtcttctcttcttcatagtAAGTTCAGAATTCAGAGAGAATAGAGAAAGAGAGGGGTGGGATGGAAATTAGGGTTCTTCAATTATtcagagagaaagagaagggTGGGATGACTGGGTATTTGACATTGCCCATTGGgcttttttagtttttttttttaaaacccaAAACGGTGCCTTTTTGGAAGGTTATCACCAAACCGGTAACTTTGAAAAAAACCCGGCCAATTCCGGCGGTTCACCGGTTAACCGCGGGTTTGACGGTTCATAGACCGGTTTTTTGTCAAGAGGTTCTTAGGCTCAACCGAACCAGCCAGATGATCGGTTTTCGGTTAATCCggttgaaccggccggtccgaTTCGGTTTTCAGAACTATGGTAAAAACAATGACAATTTGTTAACATTTTGGTCTAATGGGATAAACAGAAATAGTATATGGGACAAACAAAAAAAGCTAACATGACTccattatattttaataaaaaatttaaaaattttatgccAATTTCTTCTCACCCCCTTATGTTCTCTCACAGTCTTACTCTCACGGAGCCACCATCTAACCCATTCACCATCTGCAGCATTCGCAGCTGTCAGCAAACCACCACTGCTGTAACTCCATCTCCCTCCCTATCATCTACCTATCTTCTTCTCTCACTTCCTCTTACTCACTTTTCCTCTCTTATTCTCTCACTTCCTCTATCGCGCTCTCCCTCTCTCAACAATGCCAAAAATAGCAAACTTGACGACGACACCACCATTTGCCACATTTATTCCGAAGCCTTAGCGGAGATTGCGTTGAAAAAAAACAACCATTCCCTACTTGAGGATCCACCTTCTTACTGCTTTCTCTTTTTGGCCAATGGTCCTTGTTCACACTACTCTTCCTTCGCAGCAGGTCCTGGATTGCGTTTCCCTTCGTCTCTGGCTAGCTGTCCTTGCTCGCACTGCTCCTCTCTTGCCAGTGGTCCTTGCTCGCGCTACTCCTTTCTTGT
The Arachis stenosperma cultivar V10309 chromosome 7, arast.V10309.gnm1.PFL2, whole genome shotgun sequence genome window above contains:
- the LOC130941935 gene encoding 18.2 kDa class I heat shock protein-like, with the translated sequence MSMIPSVFGGRRSNILDPFSLDVWDPFQDIFSVAVSGPNASASAREASAIASTRVDWKETPEAHVFNVDLPGLKKEEVKVEVEDGRVLQISGERSREQEQKDDRWHRVERSTGKFMRRFRLPENANMDEIRAAMENGVLTITVPKVEEKKPEIKSIQISG